In Polaribacter sp. Hel_I_88, the following proteins share a genomic window:
- a CDS encoding IS1182 family transposase, giving the protein MSRKVVFKTYTQDQLSLLPPSYDDLVPKNHPVRIVNTIIDHVDISKLEESYKGGGTSSYHPRMLLKILIYAYLRNLYSSRKIEQALSENIHFMWLSGQNKPDHNTINDFRGKRLQEHFKPIFHQVVLLLVEQGVISLKDIFVDGTKIEANANRYTFVWGKSIKTSKTRIEKQLKELWSYVEKVYKEEQHIPNTPDFEQINAEQVEATIDKINEVLQGKVIDKKVKQKLNYAKKNWPANLAKYEKQEAILQGRNSYSKTDNDATFMRMKDDHMQNGQLKPAYNIQASTNNQYLTNYTLAQTTADTTTLKEHLNNHIENYDQTPETLTADAGYGSEENYTDLEDKEITAFVKYNYFHKEQLDKKRGKTNPFHPNELHYNREKDLYYCPIGQEMKLIDTYKRNTKNGFIQEIHRYQAQNCKGCPLRTLCHKSKTNRVIERNYNLIRLKSKAKILLNSEQGIAKRKQRCWDVEAVFGNIKQNMNFKRFMLRGTRKVNVEIGLIAMAHNLKKYSLTI; this is encoded by the coding sequence ATGAGCAGAAAAGTTGTTTTTAAGACTTACACTCAAGATCAGTTGAGTCTTTTACCTCCCAGTTATGATGATTTAGTTCCAAAGAATCATCCAGTTCGTATTGTTAATACGATTATAGACCATGTAGATATTAGTAAATTAGAAGAGAGTTATAAAGGTGGAGGCACCTCAAGCTATCACCCAAGAATGTTGCTAAAAATATTAATTTATGCTTATTTACGTAATTTATATTCTTCAAGAAAAATAGAACAAGCTTTATCAGAGAACATCCATTTTATGTGGTTAAGTGGACAAAACAAACCTGATCATAACACAATTAATGATTTTAGAGGTAAAAGACTTCAAGAACATTTCAAGCCCATATTCCATCAAGTAGTTTTACTGCTTGTTGAGCAAGGAGTTATCAGTTTAAAAGATATTTTTGTAGATGGTACTAAAATAGAAGCCAATGCAAATCGCTATACTTTTGTTTGGGGTAAATCTATTAAAACCAGTAAAACTCGCATTGAAAAACAGTTGAAAGAGCTTTGGTCTTATGTAGAGAAGGTTTACAAAGAGGAACAACATATACCCAATACACCAGATTTTGAGCAGATAAATGCGGAGCAAGTTGAAGCTACAATTGATAAAATAAATGAAGTTTTACAAGGCAAAGTAATTGATAAAAAAGTAAAGCAGAAGCTGAATTATGCCAAGAAAAACTGGCCAGCTAATTTAGCGAAATATGAAAAACAAGAAGCTATTTTACAGGGTAGAAATAGTTATAGTAAAACTGATAATGACGCTACTTTTATGCGAATGAAAGATGATCATATGCAAAATGGACAACTCAAACCTGCCTATAATATACAAGCCTCTACCAACAATCAATACCTTACCAATTACACTTTAGCACAAACCACAGCAGACACCACTACTTTAAAAGAACACCTTAACAATCATATCGAAAATTATGACCAAACTCCAGAGACGCTCACAGCAGATGCAGGCTATGGAAGTGAAGAAAATTATACAGATTTAGAAGATAAAGAAATTACCGCTTTTGTAAAATACAATTACTTCCATAAAGAGCAATTAGATAAAAAAAGAGGAAAAACAAATCCTTTCCATCCTAATGAATTACATTATAATAGAGAGAAAGATCTTTATTACTGTCCTATAGGACAAGAAATGAAACTTATAGATACTTATAAAAGAAATACTAAGAACGGATTTATCCAAGAAATACACAGATACCAAGCACAAAACTGTAAAGGTTGCCCTTTAAGAACACTATGTCATAAATCAAAAACAAATCGAGTTATAGAAAGGAATTATAATTTAATACGATTAAAATCAAAAGCTAAAATATTACTCAACTCTGAACAAGGCATTGCAAAGCGAAAACAACGCTGTTGGGATGTAGAAGCTGTTTTTGGAAATATCAAACAAAACATGAACTTTAAACGATTTATGCTAAGAGGAACCCGTAAAGTAAATGTTGAAATAGGGTTAATTGCAATGGCACATAACTTAAAAAAGTACAGTTTAACTATTTAG
- a CDS encoding sensor histidine kinase, translating to MCVKKRLFTAILFGFSFLVCSQNFENLYQKLDKDILIFNSSTIIKQVDSLLLNSKLSEHEISELKSLKGEAFCQIAAFPKALEISDEVFFSNTSFSQRAEVRLRVVRALVFEVSNLPKETLNELDILDSIYKLRKKDRHYGKYLYRKSSYYRIFKPVEKSDSLAKFYAVKAATFGDKNKYYDVSSIGKMLQGFLVPRNQFEKRMEFMKASIQDLKLLNDQRSMILMYNGLVNSYQQNKNIEVAKKYLDSSLALVSDVNDLYLKTVVFRQKSSFFENLNQNDSALFYFKKFHEVEIEMNMEKQNLRVAEINFNNQIETKNSAIFEANEKLEETKNNNLFLISILFGILMLLTIIFIQNRKITRKNKDIFTKNNTLTKNLEEKKVLLKELNHRVKNNLSLIISLIKFQVQEINDTFYLEKFHNLENRISTIAIAHEQFIYSEDNIEGKFYNLKEYLNKISNSLIQLSPKKISYHQKVDKIDVGIDTALPIGILMNELISNSLEHAKINGILKIDVQISSKNEWITILFSDSGESFKVKENTTSLGLFIIKSMVTQLEGSLDRKGSSYIIKLKKK from the coding sequence ATGTGTGTAAAAAAAAGACTATTTACTGCTATACTTTTCGGTTTTAGTTTTTTGGTATGCTCACAAAATTTTGAGAATTTATATCAAAAATTAGATAAGGATATTTTAATATTTAACAGTTCTACTATTATTAAACAAGTAGATAGCTTGTTATTAAACTCTAAACTATCTGAACATGAAATAAGTGAGCTGAAATCATTAAAAGGAGAAGCTTTTTGTCAAATAGCAGCTTTTCCAAAAGCGTTAGAAATTTCTGATGAAGTATTTTTTTCTAATACTAGTTTTAGTCAAAGAGCAGAGGTAAGATTACGTGTAGTAAGAGCACTTGTTTTTGAGGTTTCTAACTTGCCTAAAGAAACACTTAATGAACTTGATATACTAGATTCTATTTATAAATTAAGGAAAAAAGATAGGCATTATGGTAAATACCTGTATAGAAAATCTTCCTATTATCGAATTTTTAAACCTGTAGAAAAAAGCGATAGTCTGGCAAAATTTTACGCGGTTAAAGCAGCAACATTTGGTGATAAAAACAAATATTATGATGTAAGTTCAATTGGTAAAATGCTACAAGGCTTTTTAGTACCTCGTAATCAATTTGAAAAAAGAATGGAGTTTATGAAAGCTTCTATACAAGACCTTAAGCTTTTAAATGATCAACGTTCTATGATTTTGATGTATAATGGTTTAGTGAACTCTTATCAGCAAAATAAAAATATTGAAGTAGCTAAAAAATATTTAGACTCTTCACTAGCATTAGTTTCCGATGTTAATGACTTATATTTAAAAACGGTTGTTTTTAGGCAAAAATCTAGTTTTTTTGAAAACTTGAATCAAAATGATTCTGCGTTGTTTTACTTTAAAAAATTTCATGAAGTGGAGATAGAGATGAACATGGAAAAACAAAATTTAAGAGTAGCTGAGATAAACTTTAATAACCAAATTGAAACTAAAAACAGTGCAATTTTCGAGGCAAATGAAAAGCTTGAAGAAACAAAAAATAATAATTTATTTCTAATTTCTATTTTATTTGGTATTTTAATGTTACTGACGATTATTTTCATTCAAAATAGAAAAATAACACGAAAGAATAAAGATATTTTTACGAAAAATAACACGCTTACAAAGAATTTAGAAGAGAAGAAAGTTTTATTAAAAGAATTAAACCATAGAGTAAAAAATAACCTTTCTTTAATTATAAGTCTTATAAAATTTCAAGTCCAAGAAATAAATGATACATTTTATTTAGAAAAGTTTCATAATTTAGAAAACAGAATTTCTACTATAGCTATTGCACATGAGCAGTTTATTTATTCTGAGGATAATATTGAGGGTAAGTTTTATAACTTAAAAGAGTATTTAAATAAAATATCTAATTCCTTAATTCAATTATCACCCAAAAAAATTAGTTACCATCAAAAAGTTGATAAGATTGATGTAGGTATCGATACTGCATTGCCTATAGGTATTTTAATGAATGAGCTAATAAGTAACAGCTTAGAGCACGCAAAAATTAATGGAATATTAAAGATTGATGTTCAAATTAGCTCAAAGAATGAATGGATTACTATTTTATTTTCAGACTCTGGAGAATCTTTTAAAGTAAAAGAAAATACAACAAGTTTGGGGCTATTTATCATTAAAAGTATGGTAACACAGTTAGAAGGTAGTTTAGATAGAAAAGGGTCATCTTACATCATTAAACTAAAAAAGAAATAG
- a CDS encoding BspA family leucine-rich repeat surface protein: protein MKIKTTFLFVFFTLFLAVHTLKAQTTITQANIQTAVNEWVADPTVATTTYGNISNWDVSAVTNMSYLFEDKTNFNDDISAWDVSNVTTMEWMFRNATSFNQDLNEWNVSNVTNMYRMFLGATVFNGDISGWDVSSVSVMNGMFRATAFNQDIGSWDVSNVTNMNNMFYEASAFNQDIGSWNVSNVTNMGGMFQFAPVFNQNIGSWNISSVTNMQNIFFGASTFNQNLNSWDVSGVTNMFGMFQYASAFNQDISSWNVSNVTNMSYMFNEASAFNQNIGGWNVSNVTNMSYMFQKASAFDQNIGTWDVSSVTDMSVMFGLTTSFNQDISSWDVSSVTNMRFMFFSASTFNQDISSWDVSSVTDMAGIFRDATAFNQNLSGWCVTNITTEPDSFSTNSVLEEANKPVWGSCSATPVDTDGDGINDDVDNCIETANTDQLDTDGDGQGDVCDEDDDNDGVLDVDDSCPLVEGSLEVGTLNPTELTFNGEAVTMNNFDIVSGTAPYTVTFTTRGAFIGNFFSSATTEGVDPADSSTWPIFTANENNVNQQFLNDFLTNSNTVVYNIIIVDANGCSQELVYALVVNPGNAPDTDGDGINDDVDNCIETANTDQLDTDGDGQGDVCDEDDDNDGVLDVDDSCPLVEGSLEVGTLNPTELTFNGEAVTMNNFDIVSGTAPYTVTFTTRGAFIGNFFSSATTEGVDPADSSTWPTFTANENNVNQQFLNDFLTNSNTVVYNIIIVDANGCSQELVYALVVNPGNAPDTDGDGINDDVDNCIETANTDQLDTDGDGQGDVCDEDDDNDGVLDVDDSCPLVEGSLEVGTLNPTELTFNGEAVTMNNFDIVSGTAPYTVTFTTRGAFIGNFFSSATTEGVDPADSSTWPIFTANENNVNQQFLNDFLTNSNTVVYNIIIVDANGCSQELVYALVVNPAITLVPNNNFEQSLIDQGYDTDGIINGQVKTADILGITELDVSNKNISDLTGIEDFLNLEKLYCRANTIKTLDFSKNLKLTHVEADNNQLTSVNVTNNIALTTLGVGANQLITIDVSKTTNLKVLTVDFNELTTLNLANLVNLEHLGLMDNDFTSVNISRNINLKQLYLKNNSLTGLDVTKNTKLEYLDASFNNIINFDINQNVNLTTLLLNNNKMERVFLRNGTNSLITTFDITENPDLACIAVDDVDFSNSTWIAKDATANYNTDCNAEWTVYTEDEELDTALNTTSGLDNDGDGKVTYEEAQAFTGILDLKGKNISNVKGLEAFTNAEVIDISGNIITDISSLLKANSVLVQSKATGEKREINRSKNNVKKLIVANNLIEEIDISEVVNITEIDASNNRLTVLILKNGNNDRIVDLDVSGNPNLTCIEVDNVENAIGNTKWIKDETATYNLSCKALSIEDFLNVNIAVYPNPVSTFVEINLSNGLVLNKVEIFNAIGKKLKVTKNTILNVEDLSAGIYFIKISTDKGAINKRIIKN, encoded by the coding sequence ATGAAGATTAAAACTACTTTTTTATTCGTTTTTTTTACCTTATTTCTTGCGGTTCATACACTAAAAGCGCAAACAACAATAACACAAGCCAATATTCAAACAGCAGTAAATGAGTGGGTAGCAGACCCAACAGTTGCAACTACAACATATGGTAACATCAGTAATTGGGATGTGAGTGCTGTTACAAATATGTCTTATTTGTTTGAAGATAAGACCAATTTCAATGATGATATTAGTGCTTGGGATGTTTCCAATGTTACTACTATGGAATGGATGTTTCGAAATGCCACTTCGTTTAACCAAGATCTAAATGAATGGAACGTTTCAAATGTCACTAATATGTACAGAATGTTTTTAGGTGCAACTGTATTTAATGGGGATATTAGTGGTTGGGACGTTTCTAGTGTAAGTGTTATGAATGGGATGTTTCGTGCAACTGCTTTTAACCAAGATATAGGTTCTTGGGATGTTTCTAATGTTACTAATATGAATAATATGTTTTATGAAGCATCTGCTTTTAACCAAGATATAGGTTCTTGGAATGTATCCAATGTTACCAATATGGGCGGTATGTTTCAATTTGCACCTGTTTTTAATCAAAATATAGGTTCTTGGAATATATCTAGTGTTACTAATATGCAAAACATATTTTTTGGTGCTTCTACTTTCAATCAAAATTTAAATTCTTGGGACGTATCTGGTGTTACTAACATGTTTGGAATGTTTCAATATGCATCTGCTTTCAACCAAGATATAAGTTCTTGGAATGTGTCCAATGTTACTAACATGAGTTATATGTTTAATGAAGCAAGCGCTTTTAATCAAAATATAGGTGGTTGGAATGTATCCAATGTTACTAACATGAGTTATATGTTTCAAAAAGCAAGCGCTTTTGATCAAAATATAGGCACTTGGGATGTTTCTAGCGTTACAGATATGAGTGTTATGTTTGGATTAACGACTAGCTTTAATCAAGATATAAGTTCTTGGGATGTTTCTAGCGTAACTAACATGAGGTTTATGTTTTTCTCTGCGTCTACTTTTAATCAAGATATCAGTTCTTGGGATGTGTCTAGTGTTACTGACATGGCAGGAATATTTCGTGACGCAACTGCTTTTAATCAAAATTTAAGTGGTTGGTGTGTTACTAATATTACAACTGAACCAGACAGTTTTTCAACAAATTCTGTTTTAGAAGAAGCTAATAAGCCTGTTTGGGGTTCTTGTTCAGCGACACCAGTAGACACAGATGGAGATGGGATCAATGATGATGTTGACAATTGTATAGAGACTGCCAATACAGATCAGTTAGATACAGATGGAGATGGACAAGGAGATGTTTGTGATGAGGATGATGACAATGATGGTGTTTTAGATGTTGATGATAGTTGTCCATTAGTGGAAGGTTCTTTAGAAGTAGGCACTTTAAACCCAACAGAATTGACATTTAATGGAGAAGCAGTTACGATGAACAATTTTGATATTGTTTCAGGTACAGCTCCTTACACAGTAACTTTTACAACAAGAGGTGCATTTATAGGAAACTTTTTCTCAAGTGCAACAACAGAAGGCGTAGATCCTGCAGATAGTAGCACATGGCCAATATTTACTGCAAATGAAAACAATGTCAATCAACAGTTTTTAAATGATTTTCTAACTAATAGCAATACTGTAGTTTATAATATCATTATTGTAGATGCGAATGGTTGTAGTCAAGAATTGGTATATGCTTTAGTGGTAAATCCAGGAAATGCACCAGACACAGATGGAGATGGGATCAATGATGATGTTGACAATTGTATAGAGACTGCCAATACAGATCAGTTAGATACAGATGGAGATGGACAAGGAGATGTTTGTGATGAGGATGATGACAATGATGGTGTTTTAGATGTTGATGATAGTTGTCCATTAGTGGAAGGTTCTTTAGAAGTAGGCACTTTAAACCCAACAGAATTGACATTTAATGGAGAAGCAGTTACGATGAACAATTTTGATATTGTTTCAGGTACAGCTCCTTACACAGTAACTTTTACAACAAGAGGTGCATTTATAGGAAACTTTTTCTCAAGTGCAACAACAGAAGGCGTAGATCCTGCAGATAGTAGCACATGGCCAACATTTACTGCAAATGAAAACAATGTCAATCAACAGTTTTTAAATGATTTTCTAACTAATAGCAATACTGTAGTTTATAATATCATTATTGTAGATGCGAATGGTTGTAGTCAAGAATTGGTATATGCTTTAGTGGTAAATCCAGGAAATGCACCAGACACAGATGGAGATGGGATCAATGATGATGTTGACAATTGTATAGAGACTGCCAATACAGATCAGTTAGATACAGATGGAGATGGACAAGGAGATGTTTGTGATGAGGATGATGACAATGATGGTGTTTTAGATGTTGATGATAGTTGTCCATTAGTGGAAGGTTCTTTAGAAGTAGGCACTTTAAACCCAACAGAATTGACATTTAATGGAGAAGCAGTTACGATGAACAATTTTGATATTGTTTCAGGTACAGCTCCTTACACAGTAACTTTTACAACAAGAGGTGCATTTATAGGAAACTTTTTCTCAAGTGCAACAACAGAAGGCGTAGATCCTGCAGATAGTAGCACATGGCCAATATTTACTGCAAATGAAAACAATGTCAATCAACAGTTTTTAAATGATTTTCTAACTAATAGCAATACTGTAGTTTATAATATCATTATTGTAGATGCGAATGGTTGTAGTCAAGAATTGGTATATGCTTTAGTGGTAAATCCAGCTATAACTCTTGTTCCAAATAATAATTTTGAGCAATCTTTAATAGATCAAGGTTATGATACTGATGGTATAATTAACGGTCAAGTAAAAACAGCTGATATTTTAGGTATAACTGAATTGGATGTTTCAAATAAGAATATATCAGATTTAACAGGTATTGAAGATTTCTTAAATTTAGAAAAACTCTACTGTAGAGCCAATACAATTAAAACTTTAGATTTTTCTAAAAACCTAAAATTAACACATGTTGAAGCGGATAACAACCAACTTACAAGTGTAAATGTTACAAACAACATTGCTTTAACTACTTTAGGTGTTGGTGCAAATCAATTAATAACAATTGATGTATCAAAAACTACAAATCTAAAAGTTTTAACGGTTGATTTTAATGAATTGACAACACTAAACCTTGCAAATCTTGTAAATCTAGAACATTTAGGTTTAATGGATAATGACTTTACTTCGGTAAATATTTCAAGAAACATCAACTTAAAGCAATTGTATCTCAAAAACAACAGTTTAACAGGTTTAGATGTAACTAAAAATACCAAATTAGAATATTTAGATGCAAGTTTTAACAATATCATCAATTTTGATATCAATCAAAATGTAAATCTTACTACATTACTTTTAAATAACAATAAAATGGAAAGAGTGTTTTTAAGAAATGGTACAAATAGTTTGATAACTACTTTTGATATTACAGAAAATCCTGATTTAGCTTGTATTGCTGTTGATGATGTTGATTTTTCAAACTCAACTTGGATTGCAAAAGACGCAACTGCTAATTACAATACAGATTGTAATGCTGAATGGACTGTGTATACTGAAGACGAAGAGTTAGATACTGCCTTAAATACTACTTCTGGTTTAGATAATGATGGTGATGGAAAAGTTACTTACGAAGAAGCTCAAGCTTTTACAGGTATTTTAGATTTAAAAGGAAAAAATATTTCTAACGTAAAAGGTTTAGAGGCGTTTACAAATGCAGAAGTAATAGACATTTCTGGAAATATCATTACCGATATTAGTTCTTTATTAAAAGCAAATTCAGTATTGGTTCAGTCGAAAGCAACTGGCGAAAAAAGAGAAATTAACAGAAGTAAAAATAATGTTAAAAAACTAATTGTTGCTAATAATTTAATTGAAGAAATTGATATTTCTGAAGTTGTTAACATTACAGAAATTGATGCTAGTAATAATAGATTAACGGTATTAATTTTAAAGAACGGAAACAATGATAGAATAGTTGATTTAGATGTTTCTGGAAATCCAAACTTAACTTGTATTGAAGTTGACAATGTAGAAAATGCAATAGGAAATACAAAATGGATAAAAGATGAAACAGCGACCTATAATTTATCTTGTAAAGCACTTTCTATAGAAGATTTCTTAAATGTAAATATTGCAGTTTACCCTAATCCAGTGAGTACTTTTGTAGAAATTAATTTGTCTAATGGTTTAGTGTTAAATAAAGTAGAAATTTTTAACGCAATTGGTAAAAAATTAAAGGTTACCAAAAACACAATTTTAAATGTTGAAGACTTATCAGCAGGAATTTATTTTATAAAAATTTCTACAGATAAAGGTGCAATTAATAAAAGAATCATTAAAAATTAA
- a CDS encoding response regulator transcription factor, whose product MSENKKHILIVEDEILIASQIKMALIKHGFECAGIAINYSSAEAILKTAAVDLVLIDITLSGNKTGLDLAEYLNINYRIPFLFITSYNDKTTLEKIKNLSPSGYINKPINEATLLTTLDIIFNSEKTKETKQILVNIGNSSYNIHLSELLYVEAEHVYIKLRFKTYETIIRCSLTSFLKLLPEKSLIQISRGTAINPAFINKIESSKVIIADKKLKLSKNYSENLKEFM is encoded by the coding sequence ATGTCAGAAAATAAAAAGCATATTTTAATCGTAGAAGATGAAATTTTAATAGCTTCTCAAATAAAAATGGCACTTATTAAACATGGTTTCGAGTGTGCAGGAATAGCTATAAATTATAGTAGTGCAGAGGCTATTTTAAAAACAGCTGCTGTAGATTTAGTTTTAATAGATATTACGTTGTCTGGTAATAAAACAGGCTTGGATTTGGCTGAATATTTAAACATTAATTATCGTATTCCTTTTTTATTTATAACCTCTTACAATGACAAAACTACACTAGAGAAAATTAAAAATTTATCACCATCAGGTTATATTAATAAACCTATCAATGAAGCCACTTTGTTAACTACTTTAGATATTATTTTTAATAGTGAAAAAACGAAAGAAACTAAACAAATACTCGTAAATATTGGTAATAGTTCTTATAATATTCATTTGTCAGAATTGTTATATGTAGAAGCGGAACACGTCTATATAAAATTGAGGTTTAAAACATACGAAACTATAATTAGATGTTCCTTAACCTCTTTTTTAAAATTATTACCAGAAAAATCACTAATTCAAATTAGTAGGGGTACTGCTATTAACCCAGCTTTTATAAATAAAATAGAATCCTCAAAAGTAATTATTGCTGATAAGAAACTTAAATTGTCAAAAAATTATAGCGAAAACCTAAAAGAGTTTATGTAG
- a CDS encoding IS1182 family transposase, giving the protein MSRKVVFKTYTQDQLSLLPPSYDDLVPKNHPVRIVNTIIDHVDISKLEESYKGGGTSSYHPRMLLKILIYAYLRNLYSSRKIEQALSENIHFMWLSGQNKPDHNTINDFRGKRLQEHFKPIFHQVVLLLVEQGVISLKDIFVDGTKIEANANRYTFVWGKSIKTSKTRIEKQLKELWSYVEKVYKEEQHIPNTPDFEQINAEQVEATIDKINEVLQGKVIDKKVKQKLNYAKKNWPANLAKYEKQEAILQGRNSYSKTDNDATFMRMKDDHMQNGQLKPAYNIQASTNNQYLTNYTLAQTTADTTTLKEHLNNHIENYDQTPETLTADAGYGSEENYTDLEDKEITAFVKYNYFHKEQLDKKRGKTNPFHPNELHYNREKDLYYCPIGQEMKLIDTYKRNTKNGFIQEIHRYQAQNCKGCPLRTLCHKSKTNRVIERNYNLIRLKSKAKILLNSEQGIAKRKQRCWDVEAVFGNIKQNMNFKRFMLRGTRKVNVEIGLIAMAHNLKKYSLTI; this is encoded by the coding sequence ATGAGCAGAAAAGTTGTTTTTAAGACTTACACTCAAGATCAGTTGAGTCTTTTACCTCCCAGTTATGATGATTTAGTTCCAAAGAATCATCCAGTTCGTATTGTTAATACGATTATAGACCATGTAGATATTAGTAAATTAGAAGAGAGTTATAAAGGTGGAGGCACCTCAAGCTATCACCCAAGAATGTTGCTAAAAATATTAATTTATGCTTATTTACGTAATTTATATTCTTCAAGAAAAATAGAACAAGCTTTATCAGAGAACATCCATTTTATGTGGTTAAGTGGACAAAACAAACCTGATCATAACACAATTAATGATTTTAGAGGTAAAAGACTTCAAGAACATTTCAAGCCCATATTCCATCAAGTAGTTTTACTGCTTGTTGAGCAAGGAGTTATCAGTTTAAAAGATATTTTTGTAGATGGTACTAAAATAGAAGCCAATGCAAATCGCTATACTTTTGTTTGGGGTAAATCTATTAAAACCAGTAAAACTCGCATTGAAAAACAGTTGAAAGAGCTTTGGTCTTATGTAGAGAAGGTTTACAAAGAGGAACAACATATACCCAATACACCAGATTTTGAGCAGATAAATGCGGAGCAAGTTGAAGCTACAATTGATAAAATAAATGAAGTTTTACAAGGCAAAGTAATTGATAAAAAAGTAAAGCAGAAGCTGAATTATGCCAAGAAAAACTGGCCAGCTAATTTAGCGAAATATGAAAAACAAGAAGCTATTTTACAGGGTAGAAATAGTTATAGTAAAACTGATAATGACGCTACTTTTATGCGAATGAAAGATGATCATATGCAAAATGGACAACTCAAACCTGCCTATAATATACAAGCCTCTACCAACAATCAATACCTTACCAATTACACTTTAGCACAAACCACAGCAGACACCACTACTTTAAAAGAACACCTTAACAATCATATCGAAAATTATGACCAAACTCCAGAGACGCTCACAGCAGATGCAGGCTATGGAAGTGAAGAAAATTATACAGATTTAGAAGATAAAGAAATTACCGCTTTTGTAAAATACAATTACTTCCATAAAGAGCAATTAGATAAAAAAAGAGGAAAAACAAATCCTTTCCATCCTAATGAATTACATTATAATAGAGAGAAAGATCTTTATTACTGTCCTATAGGACAAGAAATGAAACTTATAGATACTTATAAAAGAAATACTAAGAACGGATTTATCCAAGAAATACACAGATACCAAGCACAAAACTGTAAAGGTTGCCCTTTAAGAACACTATGTCATAAATCAAAAACAAATCGAGTTATAGAAAGGAATTATAATTTAATACGATTAAAATCAAAAGCTAAAATATTACTCAACTCTGAACAAGGCATTGCAAAGCGAAAACAACGCTGTTGGGATGTAGAAGCTGTTTTTGGAAATATCAAACAAAACATGAACTTTAAACGATTTATGCTAAGAGGAACACGTAAAGTAAATGTTGAAATAGGGCTAATTGCAATGGCACATAACTTAAAAAAGTACAGTTTAACTATTTAG